In the genome of Fundidesulfovibrio magnetotacticus, the window CCGCCCAGACCGCCATCTGGATCAGGCAGGCCAGCTCCCGTCACGGCCTGGACCCCGCCCTGGTGCGCGCGGTCATGGAGATCGAGTCCGGCGGCGACCCCCAGGCCGTCTCGCCCAAGGGCGCGCAGGGGCTCATGCAGATCATGCCCGGCACGGCGCGGGACCTGGCCATGAACGACCCCTTCGACCCCCAGGAGAGCATCGACGCGGGCAGCCGCTACCTCAAGGCCCAGCTTGCGGCCTTCGGGGGCGACGTGCGCCTGGCCCTGGCGGCCTACAACGCCGGGCCGGAGGCCGTGCGCAAATACGGCGGCGTGCCGCCCTTCCCCGAGACGCAGCGCTACGTGGGCCTGGTGGCGGACCGCTACATCCGCCTGAAGACCGGCGGCAACCTGGAGGCCTTCGTCAAGAAGGTCCTGGAGGGCCAGGCCCCGGGAGGGGGACCGGAGAAGGGAACGGGGCCGGGAGCTGGAAAAGGCGCGGGCGCGAAGAAGCCCTGAGCGCTCCCGCGCTGCGCGCGGCCCAGGGGCGCGCCTTTGCGCCGGGATGCAGTCGCGGTCGAAAAACGCGGACGCGCGCCTCCAGGCCTGACGCCGATCACGGGAACCGGCGTCGCGTTGGAGTGGCCGGGAGTCGCACGGCATGAGGCCTCCCGGCGCAACGGGGTGGTCGCGGGGTCGCCAGCCGACCGGTCCGGTCGTGCGGTCTGGGCCGTGTCCGGCATCTCCGCGAACGGCGTCGGGTCAAACCTATCGGTCTCGCCCTTCCAGGCCCTCCAAAGCCTCCGCGATCTCCTCCTGGATTGCCAGGGCCGCCGCGCGCGAGTCGTCCGCGCGGGTGATGGGGCGGCCCACCACGAGATAGTCCGAGCCGCCCGCGATGGCCCTGCCGGGGGTCATGATCCGGTGCTGGTCGTCCTTGGTCCCGAGACCGGCCGGGCGGATGCCGGGGGTGACGATCACGAAGCCCGCGCCGTAGGCGTGGCGGATGAGCGCAGCCTCCCGGGCCGAGGCCACCACGCCGCCGCAGCCAGCGGCCAGGGCCAGGCTCGCGCGGGCCAGCACCAGGTCCTCGATGCTGCCGGGGTAGCCCAGTTCTGCGCGTTCGGTCTCGCCGTAGCTGGTCATCACGGTGACGCCCAGCACCAGGGTGTCGCCGTCCGCCGCTCCGGCCACGGCCGCGCGGCACACGCTGGAGACGTGGGAATGGATGGTGGCCATGTGCACGCCGCGTTTGGCCGCCTCGCGCATGGCCAGGTGGGTGGTCTGGGGGATGTCCAGGAACTTGAGGTCCAGCATCAGGCGGTGGCCCATGCCCATGATGCGCTCCACCAGGGGGAAGCCTTCGGCCAGGAAGAGCTGCAGGCCCACCTTGTAGTGGCGGGCCGCGTCGCCCAGGTCCCGGACGATGGCCAGGGCGTCGGCGGCGTTGTCCACGTCCAGGGCCACGATGAGCCGCTCGGCGGCGGGGATGGGGTGGCGCATCAGGCAAACCCCAGCTGGCGGGCGAAATCGCGGCCCGCGCCATGGTGCAGACCCAGGTCCCAGAGCAGGTTCTGCACGCTCCACCAGTCCTCGGGCAGGCCCAGGGAGCGGGCGCGCTCCACCAGGAGCGACAGGGCCGTCCAGTCCGGCGCGTCCGAGGCGGCCAGGGCCAGCGCGTGGGCGCACACGCGCTCCATGAGGGCCTCGCGCTCGCGGGGGTCGCCGGAGCATTGTCCAAGAAAGAGTTTCAGAAGCTCCAGGCGCTTGCCCTCGATCTCCAGGCCGTTGAGCCAGGCCCAGGCCAGATGCGTCCACTGTCCGGCCCAGAGC includes:
- a CDS encoding lytic transglycosylase domain-containing protein; translation: MTPFPDVIAPPAPGARVPFAACAARVLSGVPARPARAGRGGLSPARATPPRRLAARAQVALLLGCLCWLVGAPASAAEHQPGDRDFRLPPGTTPAQTAIWIRQASSRHGLDPALVRAVMEIESGGDPQAVSPKGAQGLMQIMPGTARDLAMNDPFDPQESIDAGSRYLKAQLAAFGGDVRLALAAYNAGPEAVRKYGGVPPFPETQRYVGLVADRYIRLKTGGNLEAFVKKVLEGQAPGGGPEKGTGPGAGKGAGAKKP
- the pyrF gene encoding orotidine-5'-phosphate decarboxylase; this encodes MRHPIPAAERLIVALDVDNAADALAIVRDLGDAARHYKVGLQLFLAEGFPLVERIMGMGHRLMLDLKFLDIPQTTHLAMREAAKRGVHMATIHSHVSSVCRAAVAGAADGDTLVLGVTVMTSYGETERAELGYPGSIEDLVLARASLALAAGCGGVVASAREAALIRHAYGAGFVIVTPGIRPAGLGTKDDQHRIMTPGRAIAGGSDYLVVGRPITRADDSRAAALAIQEEIAEALEGLEGRDR